The Niastella koreensis GR20-10 genome includes a window with the following:
- a CDS encoding BlaI/MecI/CopY family transcriptional regulator: MQMLWELKQGFLKDIMYKMPEPKPHSNTVATILKILIEKGFVNYEVQGRNNLYKPAVSKAEYGQKSINQLVKGYFEGSAAKLLSHFVNDNKLSQEDLEALLQQIKNAKNQDQ; the protein is encoded by the coding sequence ATGCAAATGCTCTGGGAGTTAAAACAGGGTTTTTTAAAAGATATCATGTATAAAATGCCCGAGCCCAAACCGCATTCCAACACCGTAGCTACCATACTTAAGATATTGATTGAGAAGGGTTTTGTGAACTATGAAGTACAGGGGCGCAACAACCTGTACAAACCGGCGGTAAGCAAGGCCGAATATGGCCAGAAAAGCATTAACCAACTGGTAAAAGGCTATTTTGAAGGCTCGGCCGCCAAATTACTCTCGCACTTTGTGAACGACAATAAATTGAGCCAGGAAGACCTGGAGGCTTTGCTGCAACAAATTAAAAACGCCAAAAACCAAGATCAATGA
- a CDS encoding sigma-70 family RNA polymerase sigma factor — MRQLKIATQITNRDSQAVEKYLQEISKIPMITPEEETVLAQRIKMGDQKALDKLVQANLRFVVSVAKQYQHQGLSLSDLINEGNLGLIKAAQRFDETKGFKFISYAVWWIRQSILQALAEQGRLVRLPQNKIGTYNKANKAYMAFEQEHEREPSTEELAELLEMSETEINNIFQSNTRHTSLDAPVHEAEDVAMGDLLEGGDDTDDDVMKDSLRNEIRRVLKSLSPREAEIVNAYFGLDGENGVTIEQIGQKYDLTKERIRQIKERAIKRLQKARYSNALKAYLG, encoded by the coding sequence ATGAGACAGCTCAAAATTGCAACCCAGATTACGAATCGAGATTCGCAGGCAGTAGAAAAGTATCTTCAGGAAATTTCTAAAATTCCGATGATCACTCCCGAAGAGGAGACAGTACTGGCCCAGCGGATTAAGATGGGTGATCAGAAGGCATTGGATAAGTTAGTGCAGGCCAACTTGCGTTTTGTGGTATCTGTTGCTAAGCAGTATCAGCACCAGGGTCTTTCTCTTAGCGATCTGATCAACGAGGGTAACCTCGGTTTGATAAAAGCAGCCCAGCGTTTCGATGAAACCAAGGGTTTTAAATTCATCTCATACGCCGTATGGTGGATCCGCCAGTCCATTTTACAAGCGTTGGCAGAGCAGGGTAGATTAGTCCGCCTGCCTCAAAACAAAATTGGCACCTATAACAAGGCTAATAAAGCGTACATGGCTTTTGAACAGGAACATGAGCGGGAGCCGAGTACAGAAGAATTAGCTGAGTTGCTGGAAATGAGTGAAACTGAGATCAACAACATTTTCCAAAGCAATACCCGTCACACCTCGCTGGATGCTCCGGTTCACGAAGCTGAAGACGTGGCTATGGGCGATCTGCTGGAAGGTGGCGATGACACGGATGACGATGTAATGAAAGATTCATTACGTAACGAGATCCGCCGCGTGTTGAAATCACTCAGTCCCCGCGAAGCAGAGATTGTAAATGCTTACTTTGGCCTCGATGGCGAAAATGGTGTTACCATTGAGCAGATCGGGCAGAAATACGACCTTACCAAAGAGCGTATCCGCCAGATCAAGGAAAGAGCTATCAAGCGTTTACAGAAAGCTCGCTATAGCAATGCATTGAAAGCATATTTAGGTTAG
- a CDS encoding DUF4249 family protein, translating into MRMGLVAIVLGTIISSCEKTINFKPNETEPELVVEASIENGKGPVVVLSQSLNYFNQISTELLANSFVHNAEITISNGTKTHRLKEIKVPVTGGYTLYYYTTDSSNLSTAITGEFGKQYSLSVKTDAREYTATTTIPLLAKKIDSLWWVQAPNNPNTKKVIVMGRFVDPPGLGNYTRYYTSVDGWPFLPGLNSVYDDQLTDGTTYDMQVEQGVDRNKQYNLENYAFFEHGDSVAVKYCNIDKATFDFWRTMEYSYTNIGNPFASPSKVISNIQGGGLGYFGGYAVQYKSIVIPQ; encoded by the coding sequence ATGCGCATGGGGTTAGTAGCCATAGTACTGGGGACGATCATTTCTTCCTGCGAAAAAACGATCAACTTCAAGCCCAACGAAACGGAGCCTGAACTGGTTGTGGAAGCGTCTATTGAAAATGGTAAAGGGCCGGTTGTTGTTTTGTCGCAAAGCCTTAATTATTTCAACCAGATCAGTACCGAATTACTCGCCAATTCTTTCGTGCACAATGCCGAGATCACCATTTCAAACGGCACTAAAACCCACCGGTTAAAAGAGATCAAAGTGCCGGTAACAGGCGGTTACACCCTGTATTATTATACCACCGATTCCTCCAATTTAAGCACCGCCATTACCGGTGAGTTTGGAAAACAATACTCACTCAGTGTAAAAACCGATGCAAGAGAATATACGGCCACTACTACCATTCCCCTACTGGCTAAAAAAATTGACTCCCTTTGGTGGGTACAGGCGCCCAATAATCCCAATACCAAAAAAGTAATTGTGATGGGCCGGTTTGTTGACCCGCCGGGGCTTGGCAATTATACCCGCTATTACACCTCGGTAGACGGCTGGCCGTTTTTGCCCGGGTTAAACTCGGTATATGACGATCAGCTGACCGATGGCACTACGTATGATATGCAGGTGGAGCAGGGGGTAGACCGGAACAAACAATACAACCTGGAGAATTATGCCTTTTTCGAGCACGGCGATTCCGTGGCGGTAAAGTATTGCAATATAGATAAAGCCACTTTCGACTTCTGGCGAACCATGGAATACAGTTATACCAATATCGGCAACCCGTTTGCCTCGCCCAGCAAAGTTATCAGCAACATCCAGGGCGGCGGTTTGGGCTATTTCGGCGGATATGCGGTGCAATACAAGTCTATTGTTATTCCTCAATAG